The following proteins come from a genomic window of Candidatus Hydrogenedentota bacterium:
- a CDS encoding GNAT family N-acetyltransferase → MYSKKMYLFEGNRPVPIVIRNYVPSDFDALIRVQEESFPPPFPSELWWNTTQLTNHVRLFPDGALCAEVEGEIAGSVTGLLVTWNPDAPDHSWATITDMGYITNHDPNGNTLYVVDISVRPAYRKLGIGKALMYSMYELVVAKGLDRLLGGARMPGYAAHAGALTPEQYLEEVVKGTVQDPIVTFLMRCGRMPVRVVHDYLDDEESGDCAVLMQWQNPFRAERVASGLRN, encoded by the coding sequence ATGTATTCGAAGAAGATGTACCTCTTTGAGGGGAATCGACCGGTTCCGATTGTGATTCGCAACTACGTCCCCTCGGACTTCGACGCGCTCATTCGCGTGCAAGAAGAGAGTTTTCCTCCGCCCTTTCCGTCGGAACTGTGGTGGAATACAACCCAACTGACGAACCATGTCCGGCTCTTTCCTGATGGCGCGCTTTGTGCCGAGGTGGAAGGAGAGATAGCGGGATCGGTGACCGGTCTGCTGGTAACCTGGAATCCCGATGCCCCGGATCATTCATGGGCCACCATTACCGATATGGGATACATCACGAATCACGATCCAAACGGCAACACGCTGTACGTGGTAGACATCAGTGTCCGGCCGGCTTACCGAAAACTCGGGATTGGCAAGGCGCTCATGTACAGTATGTATGAACTTGTTGTTGCCAAGGGGTTGGACCGGTTGCTGGGCGGCGCCCGGATGCCTGGATATGCGGCCCATGCGGGCGCGCTGACGCCGGAGCAGTACTTGGAGGAAGTTGTTAAGGGAACGGTGCAAGATCCTATCGTCACGTTTCTGATGCGGTGCGGACGTATGCCGGTTCGCGTCGTTCACGATTACCTCGATGACGAAGAGTCGGGCGACTGTGCCGTCTTGATGCAGTGGCAGAATCCATTTCGCGCCGAGAGGGTGGCCTCCGGATTAAGGAATTGA
- a CDS encoding GNAT family N-acetyltransferase: MDYVRITSIDDPLFKSLHELMQKVFPPEEVLAFDAWRDPLEDPGIRVCAAVHDNAVVGATEYRYYADFCVAMTDFTIIARPGMGIGRFLYVHRQADIEQWAEQQGSEPLGMFAEIYDPYRAEKHAFGGIKVMDPFVRREVLSHLGYKRLNFPYVHPSWKNNGHAVSELDLCFLPEDESLEELPTDLVANFLTRYYSVLPNKPAEWRAMLVQLRTRDTVPLAPL, from the coding sequence ATGGACTACGTTCGCATAACGTCCATAGACGACCCGTTGTTTAAGAGCCTGCATGAGTTGATGCAGAAGGTCTTCCCGCCGGAAGAGGTGCTTGCGTTCGATGCGTGGCGCGATCCGCTTGAGGATCCCGGCATACGTGTGTGCGCAGCCGTGCACGACAACGCCGTCGTGGGCGCCACCGAATACCGGTACTACGCCGATTTCTGCGTTGCCATGACCGATTTCACGATTATTGCGCGGCCGGGCATGGGCATTGGGCGTTTCCTTTATGTTCATCGGCAAGCAGACATTGAGCAGTGGGCGGAGCAGCAAGGGTCCGAGCCGCTGGGCATGTTCGCCGAGATCTACGATCCGTACCGTGCGGAAAAACACGCGTTCGGCGGAATCAAAGTGATGGACCCCTTCGTAAGGCGCGAAGTCCTGTCACATCTCGGATACAAGAGGCTCAATTTCCCGTATGTACACCCGTCGTGGAAGAACAACGGGCACGCTGTATCGGAATTGGACCTCTGTTTCTTGCCGGAAGACGAATCCCTAGAAGAATTGCCGACCGATTTGGTGGCCAATTTCTTGACACGTTACTATTCCGTATTGCCCAACAAACCCGCGGAATGGCGGGCGATGCTGGTGCAGTTGCGGACGCGCGATACGGTGCCTTTAGCTCCACTATAA
- a CDS encoding L-rhamnose mutarotase: protein MRRYGSVLRVRPEKLEEYKRLHAAVWPGILAMIQECNIRNYSIYHKDGFLFSYFEYHGGDFEADMAKMAADPLTQEWWAVCKPCQEPLPTRAEGEWWASMEEVFHCD from the coding sequence ATGAGACGTTACGGAAGTGTGCTGCGTGTCCGGCCGGAGAAATTGGAGGAGTACAAGCGTTTGCACGCGGCGGTGTGGCCTGGAATCCTCGCTATGATTCAGGAGTGCAATATCCGCAACTATTCCATCTACCACAAAGACGGGTTTCTCTTCAGCTATTTCGAGTATCACGGCGGAGATTTTGAAGCGGACATGGCCAAGATGGCTGCGGATCCCCTCACCCAGGAGTGGTGGGCCGTGTGCAAGCCGTGCCAGGAACCGCTGCCAACGCGCGCTGAAGGAGAATGGTGGGCGTCGATGGAAGAAGTGTTTCACTGCGACTAG
- a CDS encoding alpha-L-fucosidase, whose product MRIDSQTMNRNVVLVLVCLVLSMPVFAQDLLTAKPEALKWWQEARFGLFIHWGPVSLKGTEIGWSRGGERRGTGGTGEIPVDVYDNLYKEFNPVNFDAREWVAIAKAAGMKYLVFTTRHHDGFSMFDSALTDYKITNSPFKRDVVKELADACHEAGLPLGFYYSPPDWHHPDYRTENHARFLEYLHGQVRELCTNYGKVDILWFDGLGGTDKDWDSQNLLPMIRTLQPQILINNRAGLPADFDTPEQTIGAFERNRAWESCITIGDQWAWKPNDNVKPVKDCIQTLVRCAGGDGNLLFNVGPMPDGAIEPRQVERLKAMGEWLAKYGESIYGTRGGPYKPGKWGASTCAGNTVYLHIMSWPKDTLTFGPLPAKVLSHKSLTGGKATVSANDTNLEVSVAPADRNDIDTVIQLQLDAPALEIPVMEGID is encoded by the coding sequence ATGCGTATCGATTCGCAAACCATGAATCGCAACGTCGTGCTCGTTTTGGTCTGTCTTGTCTTGAGCATGCCCGTATTCGCACAAGACCTTCTAACGGCAAAGCCGGAAGCACTCAAGTGGTGGCAGGAAGCTCGATTCGGGCTGTTCATCCACTGGGGGCCGGTCAGTCTCAAGGGTACGGAAATTGGCTGGTCGCGAGGCGGTGAACGTCGAGGGACGGGCGGCACGGGCGAGATCCCCGTGGATGTCTACGACAACCTTTACAAGGAGTTCAATCCCGTAAACTTTGACGCCCGCGAGTGGGTGGCGATTGCCAAGGCAGCGGGAATGAAGTACCTCGTATTCACGACACGTCACCACGACGGCTTCTCCATGTTCGACAGCGCGCTCACGGACTATAAGATCACGAATTCGCCGTTCAAGCGCGACGTGGTCAAGGAATTGGCGGATGCCTGCCACGAGGCCGGCCTTCCATTAGGTTTCTATTATTCGCCGCCTGACTGGCACCATCCCGACTACCGCACGGAGAATCACGCCCGATTCTTGGAGTACTTGCACGGCCAGGTGCGTGAGTTGTGCACCAATTACGGCAAGGTGGACATTCTCTGGTTCGACGGTTTGGGCGGGACGGACAAAGACTGGGATTCGCAGAACCTGTTGCCCATGATTCGGACGCTCCAGCCGCAGATACTCATCAACAATCGCGCGGGGCTTCCAGCCGATTTCGATACGCCCGAACAGACGATAGGCGCTTTCGAACGCAATCGCGCATGGGAATCGTGCATCACTATCGGCGATCAGTGGGCGTGGAAGCCGAACGACAACGTGAAGCCGGTCAAAGACTGTATTCAGACTCTAGTGCGTTGCGCCGGGGGAGACGGCAATCTCCTGTTCAATGTGGGTCCCATGCCGGACGGCGCAATCGAACCCCGGCAGGTGGAACGGCTCAAGGCCATGGGAGAATGGCTGGCGAAGTACGGGGAGTCCATCTATGGGACGCGCGGTGGGCCCTACAAGCCCGGGAAGTGGGGAGCCAGCACCTGCGCCGGGAACACGGTTTATCTACACATTATGTCATGGCCGAAAGACACGTTGACCTTTGGCCCTCTTCCGGCCAAGGTCCTTTCCCACAAATCGCTTACTGGAGGCAAGGCGACGGTGAGCGCTAACGACACGAATCTTGAGGTATCGGTGGCGCCGGCTGATCGAAACGATATCGACACCGTCATCCAGCTGCAATTGGATGCGCCTGCGCTGGAGATTCCGGTGATGGAAGGAATAGATTAG
- a CDS encoding DUF4259 domain-containing protein, with protein MGTWGSGIFENDAAADWAFGLEEAEDLSYVENTLDRVIQAGDEYLEAPDAEEGLAAVEVVARLKGKWGIKSPYSEPVDMWVKKMKFKPSPDLVKKAIAVVNRVVVEPSELLEMWTETDELDEWKDSVAELKSRVSA; from the coding sequence ATGGGAACTTGGGGTAGCGGCATTTTCGAGAACGATGCGGCGGCGGATTGGGCATTCGGCTTGGAAGAGGCGGAGGACTTGTCCTACGTCGAGAATACTCTGGACCGAGTCATCCAGGCGGGGGACGAATACCTTGAAGCTCCGGACGCGGAAGAGGGATTGGCCGCCGTCGAGGTGGTCGCGCGCCTCAAAGGAAAATGGGGCATTAAGAGCCCCTATTCCGAACCCGTCGATATGTGGGTCAAGAAGATGAAGTTTAAGCCCAGTCCCGACCTCGTGAAGAAAGCCATCGCCGTAGTCAACCGCGTTGTTGTCGAACCCTCTGAACTCCTCGAAATGTGGACCGAGACGGATGAACTGGACGAGTGGAAGGACTCCGTGGCCGAACTGAAATCCAGGGTTTCCGCCTGA
- a CDS encoding NAD(P)H-dependent oxidoreductase, protein MNILVVLGHPDPSSFNHALAAAVCDELAAKGHEVIFHDLYAERFDPFLPKDEIPEDGFVPAYIQRHCDVLRNADGIVIVHPNWWGQPPALLKGWIDRVIRPGVAYRFEEGDGGEGVPIGLLKARTALVLNTANTPDERERSVFGDPLETIWRNCIFGLCGVNDVRRRVFSVIVTSSEEQRRAWLSEARELAISAFC, encoded by the coding sequence GTGAATATACTCGTAGTACTGGGGCATCCGGACCCATCCAGTTTCAACCATGCGTTGGCGGCGGCCGTGTGCGATGAACTGGCCGCAAAGGGGCATGAAGTTATCTTTCACGACCTCTATGCCGAACGGTTTGACCCATTCCTGCCTAAGGACGAAATCCCGGAGGATGGGTTCGTTCCCGCGTACATACAGAGACACTGCGACGTTTTGCGCAATGCGGACGGAATCGTGATTGTTCATCCGAACTGGTGGGGACAGCCCCCTGCTTTGCTCAAGGGCTGGATCGATCGCGTGATTCGGCCGGGAGTGGCCTACCGGTTTGAAGAAGGCGACGGAGGGGAGGGCGTCCCGATTGGTCTGCTCAAAGCCCGGACCGCGCTGGTGCTGAATACGGCCAACACGCCCGACGAAAGGGAACGTAGCGTCTTTGGCGACCCGCTTGAGACTATCTGGCGCAATTGCATTTTCGGCCTATGTGGTGTTAACGATGTACGGCGAAGAGTGTTCAGCGTGATCGTCACCAGTTCCGAAGAACAACGTCGTGCGTGGCTGAGCGAGGCCAGGGAACTCGCCATCTCGGCGTTCTGTTAA